A single window of Brachyhypopomus gauderio isolate BG-103 chromosome 21, BGAUD_0.2, whole genome shotgun sequence DNA harbors:
- the agap2 gene encoding arf-GAP with GTPase, ANK repeat and PH domain-containing protein 2 isoform X3, giving the protein MSVSVCLPNLDLMERTGIAQQRTTYLISLTLVKVETTEDHGVEKARQNVEGGTSWAGAKQPSPTADSRGGEDRPPEQEGIAEPGARKGIHHQTGQEMLPGPGEHKALFTDGASFGDEQKSITPSTAENGRAKEAVGLPQTSTNMEPAEVAYTPGACGAGRDGKRPVSLLKVHGGVPGGRELRDTRDSMHASSKSLDRKDSRNRVQSLASPAPGSFRASWAVCEAKPGQEDTKDGTRVRSSAGGAVAMRTQSPRAERLKAGSASLPAPSSTITKPQRKGKSRTLDNSDLNCLSEDLLKGKGSQGPADSRTGPSQGASSRDRKMLRFISGIFTKSTQTSCPAPASIQRGSSEEEASCATSQEWTLSRSIPELRLGVLGSMWSGKSALVNRYITGSYLPEKTHEDRRHKKEVLLEGQSHLLLIREESGLPNTQFSNWVDGVIMVFSLENEASFQEVYKNFSELSSHRNMADVPFILVGSQDKISNTNVRVIEDKRVKQLCIDVRRCTYYETCATYGLNVERVFTEVCQKMAAAKKQAAALASCKSLPNSPSHTGVSTPVSMSFPGQNRRGSDTERRTPDSRADGAPARPVAIRQGTLLKRSERSLNKEWKRKFVTLSNTGMLMYHSNINEYKQNTHGKEMDLQRVTVKVPGKRLHRAAPPASPAPGVNGLAKDKQASEGATSSNLLPVDEGAGAGAESQDEHGVKRCPSAASNKGVSLESGVEGATSPPLGKDLAPHSPMTDRKKTKRKKSMNVKGDAAASQADAKRKMWKLKSFGSLRNINKAEEENADFIVISSTGQSWHFEAQSQDDRDAWVHAIQSQILASLQLCESRHKTRRCSQSEAVAIQAIRNAKGNDLCVDCEAANPTWASLNLGALICIECSGIHRNLGTHLSRVRSLDLDDWPSELTKVLVAIGNHMANSVWEMRTQGRQKPTPEATREQRESWIRAKYEQRAFVAPLPHQGEGAGEVTLAALLGAVTQRDLPRLLLLLAHSTKEQLNEPATGSPPQNPSPLHAACQLGDVVMTQLLVWYGSDVKAKNPHGQTALTLARQAGSQDCVDILLQHGCTSETSPTTPTPVLSRKSSITSLGRVNSRRKVS; this is encoded by the exons atgtctgtgtctgtctgcctgccgaACTTGGATCTCATGGAGCGAACGGGCATAGCGCAGCAGAGAACCACCTACCTCATCTCCCTGACCCTGGTGAAGGTGGAGACCACCGAGGACCACGGCGTGGAAAAGGCCAGGCAGAATGTGGAGGGGGGGACGAGTTGGGCCGGAGCGAAACAGCCATCCCCGACCGCGGACTCGCGTGGCGGGGAGGATCGTCCTCCTGAGCAGGAAGGCATCGCCGAGCCTGGGGCCAGGAAAGGTATCCATCACCAAACAGGACAGGAAATGCTTCCAGGCCCCGGGGAGCATAAAGCACTTTTTACAGATGGTGCTTCCTTTGGTGACGAGCAAAAATCAATAACCCCATCCACCGCGGAAAACGGCAGGGCAAAGGAGGCCGTGGGGCTGCCTCAAACGTCTACAAACATGGAGCCAGCCGAGGTCGCGTACACCCCAGGCGCGTGCGGTGCCGGGCGCGACGGCAAGCGGCCCGTGTCCCTGCTGAAGGTGCACGGCGGTGTCCCCGGCGGCCGCGAGCTGAGAGACACCAGAGACAGCATGCACGCCTCCTCCAAGAGCCTGGACCGGAAGGACAGCAGGAACAGGGTCCAGTCCCTCGCCAGCCCTGCCCCGGGCTCCTTCAGGGCGTCCTGGGCCGTGTGCGAAGCCAAGCCCGGCCAGGAGGACACGAAAGACGGCACCAGGGTCAGATCGAGCGCGGGAGGGGCGGTAGCCATGCGGACCCAGAGCCCCAGAGCGGAGAGGCTGAAGGCGGGGTCGGCGTCCCTCCCGGCCccttcctccaccatcaccaaacCGCAACGCAAGGGGAAGAGTCGTACGCTGGACAACAGCGACCTGAACTGCCTGTCTGAAGACCTCCTGAAAGGAAAAGGCAGCCAGGGCCCGGCAGACTCCAGAACCGGGCCGTCGCAGGGGGCCTCCAGCCGCGACCGCAAGATGCTCAGATTCATCAGCGGCATCTTCACCAAGAGCACGCAAACCTCGTGCCCCGCCCCTGCCTCCATCCAGAGGGGGTCCAGTGAGGAGGAAG CATCATGTGCCACCAGTCAGGAATGGACACTAAGTCGCTCTATTCCAGAACTGAGACTG GGGGTGCTGGGTAGCATGTGGAGTGGAAAATCTGCACTGGTTAACAGGTACATCACAGGAAGCTATCTTCCTGAGAAAACACACGAAG ATCGGCGGCATAAGAAAGAGGTTCTGTTGGAGGGGCAGAGTCACCTGTTACTAATTCGAGAGGAGTCTGgcctccccaacacacag TTCAGCAACTGGGTAGATGGCGTCATCATGGTGTTCAGCCTGGAGAATGAAGCCAGTTTCCAAGAAGTGTACAAGAACTTCAGTGAGCTCAGCTCCCACCGCAACATGGCGGACGTGCCATTCATACTCGTGGGCTCGCAAG ATAAGATTAGCAACACTAACGTGCGTGTGATCGAGGACAAGCGTGTGAAGCAGCTTTGCATAGACGTGCGACGCTGCACCTACTATGAGACGTGCGCCACCTACGGGCTTAACGTGGAGCGGGTCTTCACAGAAG TGTGCCAGAAGATGGCGGCGGCTAAGAAGCAAGCTGCAGCTTTGGCGTCCTGCAAATCCCTCCCTAACTCCCCCAGCCACACGGGAGTCTCCACGCCGGTGTCCATGTCCTTCCCCGGACAG AACCGGCGGGGGAGCGACACGGAGAGGAGAACCCCAGACAGCAGAGCCGATGGAGCCCCCGCTAGACCAGTCGCCATCAGACAG GGCACACTGCTGAAACGTAGCGAGCGCTCTCTGAACAAGGAGTGGAAGAGGAAGTTTGTAACGCTGTCCAACACTGGCATGCTGATGTATCATTCAAACATCAAT GAGTACAAACAGAACACGCACGGGAAGGAGATGGATCTGCAGCGCGTGACCGTCAAAGTGCCAGGAAAGAGGCTCCACAGGGCGGCGCCTCCGGCTAGCCCCGCCCCCGGGGTCAACGGCCTCGCCAAAGACAAGCAGGCGTCCGAAGGGGCGACCTCGT CAAACCTTCTGCCTGTGGACGAGGGGGCCGGTGCGGGAGCGGAATCTCAAGACGAGCACGGGGTCAaacgctgcccgtctgccgcgTCCAATAAGGGAGTGAGCCTGG AGTCCGGGGTTGAGGGGGCTACAAGCCCTCCTCTGGGGAAGGACCTGGCCCCGCACTCCCCCATGACGGACAGGAAGAAGACCAAAAGGAAGAAGAGTATGAACGTTAAAGGAGACGCAGCAGCCAGCCAAGCCGATG CCAAGCGCAAAATGTGGAAGCTGAAAAGCTTTGGTAGCCTGAGAAACATTAACAAAGCAG AAGAGGAGAACGCAGACTTCATTGTCATATCGAGCACGGGGCAGAGCTGGCACTTCGAGGCCCAGAGTCAGGACGACAGGGACGCCTGGGTACACGCCATCCAGAGCCAAATCCTCGCATCTCTACAACTCTGTGAAAGTAGACATAAG actCGAAGGTGCAGCCAGAGTGAAGCCGTGGCAATACAAGCCATTCGTAATGCCAAGGGCAACGACCTGTGTGTTGACTGTGAGGCGGCCA ATCCCACCTGGGCAAGTCTGAACCTAGGAGCCCTGATATGCATCGAGTGCTCGGGGATTCACCGGAACCTCGGGACACATCTGTCCCGCGTACGCTCGCTGGACCTGGACGACTGGCCCAGCGAGCTCACCAAGGTTCTGGTGGCTATAGGGAACCACATGGCCAACAGCGTCTGGGAGATGCGTACGCAAGGGCGGCAAAAACCAACTCCTGAAGCCACACG GGAGCAGAGGGAGTCGTGGATCCGGGCTAAATACGAGCAGCGGGCCTTCGTAGCGCCGTTGCCGCATCAGGGCGAGGGAGCGGGCGAGGTGACGTTGGCCGCGCTGCTCGGAGCCGTCACCCAGAGGGACCTTCCCAGGCTCCTGCTGCTTCTGGCCCACAGCACCAAGGAGCAGCTGAACGAGCCGGCAACCGGCTCCCCTCCGCAGAACCCCAGCCCCTTACACGCCGCCTGCCAACTGGGAGACGTGGTTATGACTCAGCTCCTAGTCTGG TATGGCAGTGACGTGAAAGCCAAGAATCCTCACGGGCAAACAGCGCTGACTCTGGCACGACAGGCCGGGAGCCAAGATTGTGTGGACATCCTCCTGCAACATGGATGCACTAGCGAGACATCGCCCACCACGCCCACGCCCGTTCTCTCACGCAAAAGTAGCATCACAAGCCTCGGACGTGTGAACTCCAGGAGAAAGGTCTCTTAA
- the agap2 gene encoding arf-GAP with GTPase, ANK repeat and PH domain-containing protein 2 isoform X2 — protein sequence MSVSVCLPNLDLMERTGIAQQRTTYLISLTLVKVETTEDHGVEKARQNVEGGTSWAGAKQPSPTADSRGGEDRPPEQEGIAEPGARKGIHHQTGQEMLPGPGEHKALFTDGASFGDEQKSITPSTAENGRAKEAVGLPQTSTNMEPAEVAYTPGACGAGRDGKRPVSLLKVHGGVPGGRELRDTRDSMHASSKSLDRKDSRNRVQSLASPAPGSFRASWAVCEAKPGQEDTKDGTRVRSSAGGAVAMRTQSPRAERLKAGSASLPAPSSTITKPQRKGKSRTLDNSDLNCLSEDLLKGKGSQGPADSRTGPSQGASSRDRKMLRFISGIFTKSTQTSCPAPASIQRGSSEEEASCATSQEWTLSRSIPELRLGVLGSMWSGKSALVNRYITGSYLPEKTHEDRRHKKEVLLEGQSHLLLIREESGLPNTQFSNWVDGVIMVFSLENEASFQEVYKNFSELSSHRNMADVPFILVGSQDKISNTNVRVIEDKRVKQLCIDVRRCTYYETCATYGLNVERVFTEVCQKMAAAKKQAAALASCKSLPNSPSHTGVSTPVSMSFPGQASNGGQSSDYLPSSLPSTPVIGHRDIRGGAGGEGGSQRNVPRRRTSLFTNRRGSDTERRTPDSRADGAPARPVAIRQGTLLKRSERSLNKEWKRKFVTLSNTGMLMYHSNINEYKQNTHGKEMDLQRVTVKVPGKRLHRAAPPASPAPGVNGLAKDKQASEGATSSNLLPVDEGAGAGAESQDEHGVKRCPSAASNKGVSLESGVEGATSPPLGKDLAPHSPMTDRKKTKRKKSMNVKGDAAASQADEEENADFIVISSTGQSWHFEAQSQDDRDAWVHAIQSQILASLQLCESRHKTRRCSQSEAVAIQAIRNAKGNDLCVDCEAANPTWASLNLGALICIECSGIHRNLGTHLSRVRSLDLDDWPSELTKVLVAIGNHMANSVWEMRTQGRQKPTPEATREQRESWIRAKYEQRAFVAPLPHQGEGAGEVTLAALLGAVTQRDLPRLLLLLAHSTKEQLNEPATGSPPQNPSPLHAACQLGDVVMTQLLVWYGSDVKAKNPHGQTALTLARQAGSQDCVDILLQHGCTSETSPTTPTPVLSRKSSITSLGRVNSRRKVS from the exons atgtctgtgtctgtctgcctgccgaACTTGGATCTCATGGAGCGAACGGGCATAGCGCAGCAGAGAACCACCTACCTCATCTCCCTGACCCTGGTGAAGGTGGAGACCACCGAGGACCACGGCGTGGAAAAGGCCAGGCAGAATGTGGAGGGGGGGACGAGTTGGGCCGGAGCGAAACAGCCATCCCCGACCGCGGACTCGCGTGGCGGGGAGGATCGTCCTCCTGAGCAGGAAGGCATCGCCGAGCCTGGGGCCAGGAAAGGTATCCATCACCAAACAGGACAGGAAATGCTTCCAGGCCCCGGGGAGCATAAAGCACTTTTTACAGATGGTGCTTCCTTTGGTGACGAGCAAAAATCAATAACCCCATCCACCGCGGAAAACGGCAGGGCAAAGGAGGCCGTGGGGCTGCCTCAAACGTCTACAAACATGGAGCCAGCCGAGGTCGCGTACACCCCAGGCGCGTGCGGTGCCGGGCGCGACGGCAAGCGGCCCGTGTCCCTGCTGAAGGTGCACGGCGGTGTCCCCGGCGGCCGCGAGCTGAGAGACACCAGAGACAGCATGCACGCCTCCTCCAAGAGCCTGGACCGGAAGGACAGCAGGAACAGGGTCCAGTCCCTCGCCAGCCCTGCCCCGGGCTCCTTCAGGGCGTCCTGGGCCGTGTGCGAAGCCAAGCCCGGCCAGGAGGACACGAAAGACGGCACCAGGGTCAGATCGAGCGCGGGAGGGGCGGTAGCCATGCGGACCCAGAGCCCCAGAGCGGAGAGGCTGAAGGCGGGGTCGGCGTCCCTCCCGGCCccttcctccaccatcaccaaacCGCAACGCAAGGGGAAGAGTCGTACGCTGGACAACAGCGACCTGAACTGCCTGTCTGAAGACCTCCTGAAAGGAAAAGGCAGCCAGGGCCCGGCAGACTCCAGAACCGGGCCGTCGCAGGGGGCCTCCAGCCGCGACCGCAAGATGCTCAGATTCATCAGCGGCATCTTCACCAAGAGCACGCAAACCTCGTGCCCCGCCCCTGCCTCCATCCAGAGGGGGTCCAGTGAGGAGGAAG CATCATGTGCCACCAGTCAGGAATGGACACTAAGTCGCTCTATTCCAGAACTGAGACTG GGGGTGCTGGGTAGCATGTGGAGTGGAAAATCTGCACTGGTTAACAGGTACATCACAGGAAGCTATCTTCCTGAGAAAACACACGAAG ATCGGCGGCATAAGAAAGAGGTTCTGTTGGAGGGGCAGAGTCACCTGTTACTAATTCGAGAGGAGTCTGgcctccccaacacacag TTCAGCAACTGGGTAGATGGCGTCATCATGGTGTTCAGCCTGGAGAATGAAGCCAGTTTCCAAGAAGTGTACAAGAACTTCAGTGAGCTCAGCTCCCACCGCAACATGGCGGACGTGCCATTCATACTCGTGGGCTCGCAAG ATAAGATTAGCAACACTAACGTGCGTGTGATCGAGGACAAGCGTGTGAAGCAGCTTTGCATAGACGTGCGACGCTGCACCTACTATGAGACGTGCGCCACCTACGGGCTTAACGTGGAGCGGGTCTTCACAGAAG TGTGCCAGAAGATGGCGGCGGCTAAGAAGCAAGCTGCAGCTTTGGCGTCCTGCAAATCCCTCCCTAACTCCCCCAGCCACACGGGAGTCTCCACGCCGGTGTCCATGTCCTTCCCCGGACAG gCCAGTAATGGAGGTCAGAGTAGCGATTATTTGCCCTCCTCTTTGCCCTCCACCCCTGTGATAGGTCACCGAGATATacggggaggggcaggaggtgaggggggcTCTCAGAGAAACGTGCCTCGCCGACGGACCTCCCTGTTCACG AACCGGCGGGGGAGCGACACGGAGAGGAGAACCCCAGACAGCAGAGCCGATGGAGCCCCCGCTAGACCAGTCGCCATCAGACAG GGCACACTGCTGAAACGTAGCGAGCGCTCTCTGAACAAGGAGTGGAAGAGGAAGTTTGTAACGCTGTCCAACACTGGCATGCTGATGTATCATTCAAACATCAAT GAGTACAAACAGAACACGCACGGGAAGGAGATGGATCTGCAGCGCGTGACCGTCAAAGTGCCAGGAAAGAGGCTCCACAGGGCGGCGCCTCCGGCTAGCCCCGCCCCCGGGGTCAACGGCCTCGCCAAAGACAAGCAGGCGTCCGAAGGGGCGACCTCGT CAAACCTTCTGCCTGTGGACGAGGGGGCCGGTGCGGGAGCGGAATCTCAAGACGAGCACGGGGTCAaacgctgcccgtctgccgcgTCCAATAAGGGAGTGAGCCTGG AGTCCGGGGTTGAGGGGGCTACAAGCCCTCCTCTGGGGAAGGACCTGGCCCCGCACTCCCCCATGACGGACAGGAAGAAGACCAAAAGGAAGAAGAGTATGAACGTTAAAGGAGACGCAGCAGCCAGCCAAGCCGATG AAGAGGAGAACGCAGACTTCATTGTCATATCGAGCACGGGGCAGAGCTGGCACTTCGAGGCCCAGAGTCAGGACGACAGGGACGCCTGGGTACACGCCATCCAGAGCCAAATCCTCGCATCTCTACAACTCTGTGAAAGTAGACATAAG actCGAAGGTGCAGCCAGAGTGAAGCCGTGGCAATACAAGCCATTCGTAATGCCAAGGGCAACGACCTGTGTGTTGACTGTGAGGCGGCCA ATCCCACCTGGGCAAGTCTGAACCTAGGAGCCCTGATATGCATCGAGTGCTCGGGGATTCACCGGAACCTCGGGACACATCTGTCCCGCGTACGCTCGCTGGACCTGGACGACTGGCCCAGCGAGCTCACCAAGGTTCTGGTGGCTATAGGGAACCACATGGCCAACAGCGTCTGGGAGATGCGTACGCAAGGGCGGCAAAAACCAACTCCTGAAGCCACACG GGAGCAGAGGGAGTCGTGGATCCGGGCTAAATACGAGCAGCGGGCCTTCGTAGCGCCGTTGCCGCATCAGGGCGAGGGAGCGGGCGAGGTGACGTTGGCCGCGCTGCTCGGAGCCGTCACCCAGAGGGACCTTCCCAGGCTCCTGCTGCTTCTGGCCCACAGCACCAAGGAGCAGCTGAACGAGCCGGCAACCGGCTCCCCTCCGCAGAACCCCAGCCCCTTACACGCCGCCTGCCAACTGGGAGACGTGGTTATGACTCAGCTCCTAGTCTGG TATGGCAGTGACGTGAAAGCCAAGAATCCTCACGGGCAAACAGCGCTGACTCTGGCACGACAGGCCGGGAGCCAAGATTGTGTGGACATCCTCCTGCAACATGGATGCACTAGCGAGACATCGCCCACCACGCCCACGCCCGTTCTCTCACGCAAAAGTAGCATCACAAGCCTCGGACGTGTGAACTCCAGGAGAAAGGTCTCTTAA